The genome window TAAGTGTGGACTTTACTTATTTGTCGAAATTGGAGAACGATCGAGCCGATTATGCGCCAAAAGAGGAGGTAATCCGAGCATTAGCGCGAAATCTAGACATAAACGAAGAGGAATTGATTTTCCTGGCGGGGAGGCTGCCGCAGCAGTACGAAGCGCTGCTGAAGCAGAATCCGAAGGAAATGCAGGCTCTTTTCCGCCGGATGCAAGAAAATCCAGATTGGCTCAAACAGTCTTTTGAAGCGTAAGAGAGGCCCCTCATAGTGAGTATTTTTAAACCGTATTGCTTCTATCCCAAAGAAACGATCGAGCGTTTGGCAAATGACATCTTGATGCAGATGCAGAAAACGCAAAATTTTGCTCCGAGATGGCCTTTTGATGCGACAACGGTTGCTGATTTTCTGGATTTGGGCGTAGTTTGGGAGTGCATTGAGCCGGATGAAGAAGGTGCGATCGCGGCGAGGATTTTGCCGCAGCAGCGGTTAATCGAAATCAACGAACAGATTCTCGAAAAACCCCCAGGCTTCATCGAATCGACGATCGCCCACGAAATCGGCCACTGGGTGCTGCACGTCAATCAAGACGAAGCAGACGGCACTGTCGAACAGTTGGAATTAAACTTGGGCGATCGAGGAAAAACCGCCCAGGATGTCGAGGAACCGTTTGTTTGTCGGGGTGCGAGTGCGGATAATAAGGTTTTGTCGATCGAATGGCAAGCTCAATATTTTGCAAGCTGTTTGTTGATGCCTCGGTGTATTTTGGAGGAAAAAAGACAGGGACGCGATTTAACTAAGTGGTCGCATTTATACAAAATGAGAGATGAATTGGGAGTGAGCATTTCCAATTTGACAAACCGCTTGCAAGAATTCGATTGGATTTACATTCCCAAGGGAACGCGCGAGATTTATGCCGGGAAAGATGCGGCAAACGGACAGCAGCGGTTGTTTGGATAGAATTTGATTTAATTTGAGGTTTGAGAGAGATTCTCGAATCTCAACTTTTTCAGATAACTTTGAAAGAATGAGGTTGCAAAATGGAAACAAAACGAGTAGCAGACCTGACAGTTGAAGAACTGCAAGCGATAATTCTCGAAACCAAACGACTATCAGACTTGACCGTTGGAGAATTGAAAGCGGTAATTGCGGAAGCGATCGATATGCGGTTAAGCCAATGGATAAATCCTTTCAATAGCAATACCTTGCCCCTAGTTCCGCAAAGGACGAAGGAAGAACAAATGCAGAGGAATTTAGCAGCAATAGAGTGGTTGCAAAAGTGGCGAGAAGAAGGAGACGCCGAGGAACAAACAGAGACATTTGAATATTTGCAAAAAGTATTAGACGAAGACAGGCTTTCGTCGAACCGACCGTTATTTGTGCAACAAAAATGATAGTTTTATTGGATTCGGTGCCTCTGGGAATATTAACAAATCCCAAGGGGTCGCCTGTGACGGTAGAGTGCCAACTTTGGGTAGAATCTTTGCTATTTAAAGGCTACAGGATGATTTTACCTGAAATAGCAGATTATGAAGTGCGGCGCGAGTGATTGCGGGCAAATAAGTTGGCAGGTATCAAACGCCTTAACGAATGCAAATCTCGCTGGCTGGAATACTTGCCGATAACAACGCCAGTAATTCTCAAAGCGGCCGAGTTGTGGGCGGCATCGCGTCAGGCAGGAATGCCAACAGCAGATCCCAAAGAACTTGATGCAGATGTGATTTTAGCAGCTCAAGCTTTGCTGCTTCGTGGCGGTGGAGAAGCGGTTGTTATTGCTACAACAAATGTGGGGCATTTGTCTAGAGTTGTGGATGCTCGTCACTGGCTAGATATTGACTGAGCGTACAGAAAAAATTAAAAGTCACAAGTTAAATTACATCTTATGCTAACCAATATTGAAATCCTGCTGGCAGCTTGTGAGGAATTAAATATCCCTTACGAAATCCTGCATCATTCCCAAAACTTGATTAGACTCAAACAGGGGGGCAAAGAATATTATTTTGTCAATTACAGGACGCCATTTAACAGCGCGTCAGTAGCCGAAATTTTTAAAGACAAAGAATATACTTATCAACTATTAAACGGCAATATAAATACTCCCCGAACTCTCGGTTTTGTCTCGCCTCACTGCGAGGAGAAGTATAAAAAGTATTTAAATTTCCCTGAGATTGAATCAATAGTTTTAGAAGTAAACAAAAAATTCGCTTTCCCGGTGATTCTCAAAAGAAATCGCGGTTCAGGCGGCAACAATGTTTTTTTATGTAAAACTAGAGAGCAAATTAAAGCAGCCCTAGAAATTATATTTAACGTCAGCAGCAAAGATTATGACGATGTGGCGCTAGCTCAAGAATATATCGAAATTGCCCGCGAATATCGGGCTGTATTCTGCAAAGAAAAGCTAGTTTTGCTGTACGAGAAAGACAAATCTCAGGCTGAATTTGCGGGGAATTTAAGCCCGCTGCACTGGGTAGGTGCAAAAGCCAAACATATAATTAACCCGAATCTCATGTCTGAGATTGAAGATTTTATTAAACCTGTTTTTGCTGAAATGGCGATTAATTATGCTGGGCTTGACATAGCAGTAGATAAAAACGGAGCATATTGGTTAATTGAAATTAACTCAAGTCCTAATTACGATATTTTTGTCAGAGATAACGATCGCCAAATTGTGGTAACAATGTTTAAAGGCATCTTGGAAACCTTGATTGTTAACAAAAAGCCGTAAATGCTGGATTTTAGAGAGGCGCTACAATTAACTAAATCCCAATCTCACAAAAAGTAAAAGCCATGACATCAGAAATGTTAGAACTAGAAGGAACGTGGCAAGAAATTCTCGCCCTATCCGAAAAATTTGCCGGACGCAGAGTTCGGATCGTCGTTCTTGCTAGCTAACGAAGACGAAGAAGCACTCCCATCTCTAGAAGAAAGCTTTCGGCAACCCAGGCACGAAATAAAGACAGGAAAAACTAGACCTGTATCAGAACTGTGGAAAGGTATTGATGCAGAGTGAGTCTCCTTCAATTAAGGTTTACTTTGCCGATGAATTTTAGCGATCCAATATAATCATCGAAAACACGGCAACCGAGGAAACGGCAGTGCCGTTTCCCTACCCCAAAATAATCACGAGCACTCGATGAGAGATGTAACCATCGCCCGATTAATTGTAGGGCCACGGCACTGCCGTTTCCTGATTTCGGGTAATATGATTTCTGGTTGCATCGGTATAGTTCAAGACTTTGGGGCTGTGCATGAGTGCAAACAGTCTCATCATCTAGATTCAAATATTTATTGCTCTCACACACCCTACAGCTTTTAAGGAGTTAAAAAGTTACATTCTTTCCAATACCTTAATCCCCAACAACTCCAAACCCAACTTCAAAGTCCTCGCCGTCAAATCGCACAAAACCAACCGGGAAGTCCGCAACGGTTCCTCAGATTGCAACACCGGACACTGCTCAAAAAATTGATTGAACTTTTGACTCAATTCAAACAAATACTGACAAATTCGATTCGGCAACAAATCGCCGCCAACAGCATTCACAACTTCATTCAACTGCAATAAATGCTTTGCCAATACCAACTCGGCATCTGACTGCAAAATCACTTTCGCACCAGCATCTAAATTATCAAAATTAATCTCACCTTTGCGGCGAATTCCCTGCACGCGCACGTAAGCATACAGCATATATGGAGCAGTATTTCCTTGCAATGCGAGCATTTTGTCGTAACTGAAAATATAGTTGCTGGCGCGATTTTGACTTAAATCGGCATACTTAACCGCACTCAAACCAACTGTTCGAGATACGTTAGCAATGAATTCCTCCGTTTCTTGTCTTTCTTCTGCTTTTAATCTCTCTTCTAAATCTTGGCGCGTGCGGACGATCGCCTCATCGAGCAAATCCTGCAACCGCACTGTTTCCCCAGAACGAGTTTTGAGTTTTTTGCCGTCTTCTCCCAATACCAAGCCGAAGGGAACGTGGACAATCTCGACATCTTCGGGAATCCAACCGGCTTTTTTTGCAACTGCAAATACTTGGGCAAAATGGTTTGCTTGTCCCGAATCGGTGACGTAAATTAAGCGTTTTGCGCCGTCTTCTTTTATCCGGTAGCGCACGGCGGCTAAATCGGTTGTGGCGTAATTGTAGCCACCGTCGGTTTTTTGGACAATTAGCGGCAGTGGTTCGCCTTCTTTATTGGTAAAACCCTCTACAAAAACGCATTTCGCGCCGTCACTTTCTACTAGCAAACCTAGATTGGTTAAATCTTCGACTACAGCGGGCAATAAGGGATTGTAAAACGATTCGCCGCGTTCGGTTAATTTGATATCTAGCAAGTCGTAGATTACTTGGAATTCGCGGCGAGATTGATCGCACAGCAATTTCCAAGCGCGGCGGGTGTCTTCGGCGCCTGCTTGCAGTTTTACTACTTCTTGGCGGGCGGTTTCTTTGAAGGTTTCGTCTGTGTCAAAGCGCTGTTTTGCTTGGCGGTAAAATGCGACTAAATCTCCTAAATCTAGGGCGTCAGCGGTGGTGAGGGCTTCGGGGTGAACTTCGCGCAAGTATGCGATCAGCATTCCGAATTGGGTGCCCCAGTCGCCGATGTGGTTGATTCTGAGTACGTCGTGGCCTTGAAATTCGAGGATGCGGGCGATCGCATCTCCGATGATTGTCGATCGCAAGTGTCCGACGTGCATTTCTTTGGCTATATTCGGACTGGAAAAGTCGATCGCGATTGTCTGAGGCGTTTTCGCCGGTTCAATCCCCAAACGCGAGTCGGCGGCGATGGCACTAATTTGCGCTTCCAAATAAGCCGGTTTCAGCTTCAAATTGATAAAACCGGGCCCGGCGATTTCTGGGGTTTCGCAGATGTCGGCGATGTCGAGATTTTCGATAATTGTCGAGGCGATCGCCCGCGGGGGCTTTCCTAACTTTTTCCCCAAACTCATCGCCGCGTTGCACTGAAAGTCCCCAAAGTTGGGATTGCTGGCGGCGGCTAGCATCGGATCTGCACCTGCATAACTTTCGCCGAATGCTGCGGTGAATGCTTTTTCAAATTTTGCTTTTAACTGTTGGGCGATCGAGTTCATCTTGAATATTTTGATTGGATGTTTATTTTAAACTCTAGATTAAGCACTTTTTGCCAATACTACTCTTATTACTTAGGTAATTTCCCTCTGGTTCTCTCCCTCTGGCCCTCTCCCCCTCTCCTCACCTACTAGGAAATTTTGTACTTAGCTTTGAACTGCTGATGCGATCAAAATCACTGACCGTAATAGCACAGAGTACATTTTATCACAGTTGCGATCGCTACACAAATTAAAAATTATCACATCTAGCCAATGATCTCGATCGCTAGATAATTTTGTTAAATCGCTTATATTAAGGTATGTTAAAATTTTTTCAATGTTCCCAAAAATCCTACGAAAGGAAGTAGTTATGTTATCTCAACCTATTTTTGGCGATCGCTCTCTGACCCAAGCCTTTTATCAAGCAGTAATCGATCGCTTCTACGACGGTTTCAGTCTCTCCACCCAAGCACTATTACGAGAGTGTACCCTCGGCTTCGCCCCTTGTCCCGATGGAGTCAAAACCTTTTTCATCATCGCGCCGAGTCTCGATGCAGCAGAGCAACTAATGGAAAAAATGGACAGTATTTTGGAGCGAGTTGCCGAACTCATGGCTGGAGTCGGACAAGTTGCCCTGTGCATAGTTCCCCCCGGCAGCGAGGCAGAGCAATCGGTCGATCTGCAAGACTTAGAAAAAGTTCCCCCAGATTGTCTGGCTTGCAAATTCTTTACAATTATATGGGCCGATGCTGCGGCCGATCGGTAAAATTGACAGTTAGCAACCAGCAACTCAACACGATTCGGCCCAAGCTGTGCTCGTGGTGGCGCGGGGTAGATTGTCTGTTAGTTACAATCCCTGGAATTATCGGGCAAAGCGTGCAGGTAATTTAGAGCGTTTGCAAGGTTGCACTCGCAATCTTTGGCAAGTGTTAAATCAGACAAAATATATATCAAAGGCCCGCTTGTCAGTCGCTCAGATTTTTACCTGCCGGCTCAAACAGCCGTGCATCTACTTTTTACATTCCCCATAAAGGCCACCAAAAAGCCGCATCAACTCTCCTGGGTGTCTCGCTTCAAAAGACAGCAGCAGGAATTAGGCGGTATCGCTGGAAAATAGATTTTTGCGAATTATCTGCTGATGTTCAGAATAAGCAGAAATATTCTCAAAAATAGATAAGACTTCCGCCAGTTAACCTCAGAAATCCGGTTTCTACCCCCGCGCTTCATATTCGCGGTTCGCTGGGAAATTGACAGAAAATAGACTGTTTGTGGGAGAGTCAATCAATTTTAGATTTTAGATTTTAGATTTTAGATTGACTTGCGCGAGATAAATGCTCTTTCTTGAGGATTTTTGATTTTCGATTTGGGATTGATTCCACGGATAAATCACGTGGCGGGTACCACCTTTGAAATTCCTGGTCACCAGCTAGAAACAGAGCAAAGCTTTACTCAAAAAAAGCTCGGTTTTCCAGCGGCATCCCTGGCAGTGCAGAGCGCTCGTACCACAGGCTCAGAGAATTTGTTAAAAATTTCAGTTAAAAATTTGAATTATTAAATTTTATGCCTAACATTGGGGATAAAATCTAAGATTGAAATTCTTAAATCTGAAATCAAGGAATCATGGTAAAACTGACACCGAACCCCAGCTTTAGTTTAACAATTCGGGTTGCTCTGCCGAACCAGCCGGGAATGCTGGCAAGAGTCACCAGCGCGATCGCATCTGTCGGCGGCAACTTCGGCCAAATCGACTTGATCGAGCAAACCCGCGCCACTACCGTTCGCGATATCACCGTCGATGCCTCCAGCATCGAGCACAATGAAGAAATAGTGCAAGCAGTGAAAGGACTGCCAGATATCAAAGTGATCGACGTGTACGATCGCACTTTCAACTTGCACCGCGGCGGAAAAATCAGCGTAGTTAGCAAAATTTCCCTCAAACGCCAGTCAGATTTGGCAATGGCATACACCCCTGGAGTCGGTCGCATCTGCACGGCGATCGCCAATGACCCCCAACAAGTTTATAACCTCACAATCAAACAAAATACTGTTGCCATTGTTACCGACGGTAGCGCAGTTTTGGGACTGGGAAACCTCGGAGCTGCCGCCGCACTGCCAGTCATGGAAGGTAAAGCCATGCTATTTAAAGAATTTGCAGGTATTGACGCCTTTCCTATATGTTTGAATACCCAAGATACTGAGGAAATTATTCGCACAGTGCAGAATATCGCCCCGGTTTTTGGCGGCGTTAACCTTGAAGATATTTCTTCTCCCCGCTGCTTTGAAATCGAAGCAAGATTGCGGGAAACCTTAGATATTCCGATTTTTCACGACGACCAGCACGGCACTGCGATTGTTAGTTTGGCAGCATTAATTAATGCCTTGAAAATCGTCAAAAAAACCATCGCAGAAGTGTGTATCGTGATTAACGGAGCCGGTGCGGCCGGAGTCGCGATCGCCCGCTTGCTGCGTAAAGCAGGTGCCCAAAACATCATCATGTGCGACTCCAAAGGCGTCCTCTCCCAAGACCGCACGGATATGAACCCAGAAAAACTAGAATTTGCCGTGCCTTCGAGCGGTACTTTGGAAGATGCGATCGCCGGTGCCGATGTATTTTTAGGAGTCAGCGCCCCCGGCGTGCTCACCCGCTCGATGGTGCGTTCGATGGCCGAGAATCCCATTGTTTTTGCAATGGCAAATCCCATTCCCGAAATTCAGCCAGAATTAATTATGGAAGATGCGGCGATCGTAGCAACCGGACGCAGCGATTACCCGAATCAAATTAACAATGTTTTGGCATTTCCGGGGATATTTAGAGGTGCTTTGGACTGCAAAGCTGCCACGATTACGCCCAGTATGTATTTGGAAGCAGCTTATGCGATCGCCTCTTTAGTCAGTCCTTCTGGGCTTGACAAGGAACACATTATACCGTCTGTTTTTGACGAAAGAGTTGCCATTGCAGTCGCCGGTGCAGTGCAGTTGGCCGCCCGATCCGAAGGTATTGCCCGCGATTAATTGAAGGAAGAAGGAAGACTTCCTTCTTCCTTCTTCTCTCTTGCTTAATCAAGGATAAAAGTCACAGCAATAAACAAGATAAAAAGATATAATTGAATAACTCAACTCCAGCTAGGTCAGATGCAAAGCCAGTTAGGAAAAGCAAAGCGCAATCGCTCCCGCCGCCAATTGTTAGAACTCAGCCCGATCGGGCTGGCATTGTGCCGGACGGACGGGACTTTTCTCGACGTAAATCCAGCTTTTGCAAGTATTATCGGCCGCACAGTTGCAGAAACTCTCCACCTCAACTACTGGGAAATTCAGCAAACACAGTGCGCGCCCCCAGAAAAATATCTAGAATGTCAAACAAAAAATAGCCACACGCACCTGTGCGAAGCCGCATACAAACATAAAAACCAGCATCTCGTACCCGTGCGAGTTTCCGAGCGGGCAATTGAAACAGAGGGACAGTGCGCGATTTGGCTAAGTGTTGAAGAAATATTTAATAATCGGGATCAAAATAGCGCTCCGCTGGAAGCAGCGCCGCCGCAGGGCAATTCACATCTAGAAAAATTGCTGGCAAAGCAGGCTGCCGAACTGGAAAAAACTCAGAAACTACTCGAAGAAAAAATTGCCGAACTGGAACAGGCTCAAGAAAAATTGCGTCTCCAAAGTCAAATTATCGACCAAATTCACGAGGCGGTAATTTCGACAGATATGGACGGCTCGATCGCCATTTGGAATCAAGCCTGCCAAAAGTTATACGGCTATGAAAAAACTGAGGCTATCGGACAGCACGTTTCTTTAATTTACCCGCCAGAACAGCAAGATTTTTTGTTAGAGGAAGTTATCAAACCGCTACAAGAAAAAGGCGAGCATGAAATTGAAGTGATCGCACGCCGTAAATCAGGAGAAAAATTTTCTTCGCACCTGATGCTCTCGCTATTGAAAGACAAAACGGGAGAAGTTGTGGGGATGATGGGTTCTTTAACAGATCTCAGCGTTTGCAAAGCTTTAGAACAAGAATTAGCACAGAGACAAGCACTATTTGATGCCTTTTTAAAGGAGGCGTCGGCGGGACTTTGCATTTTGGACTCCCAACTGCGGTACGTGCAAATTAATCAATTTCTAGCAGAAATAAATTGCTTGGACCCAGCAGATCACATCGGCAAGACTGTACGCGAAATATTGCCGAATATCGCTCCAATAATAGAGCCTTTGTACGAACAAATTTTGAGAACGAAACAACCCTTAATTAACATCGAGATGAGTGGTGACAATCCCAGAAAGCCTGGGTTTGTCCGACACCTGACAGGCTCTTATTTTCCCTTGCTAGACAAAGATGGCGAGGCGATCGGCATCGGTGCAGTCGTAGTTGACATTAGCGATCGCAAACAAGCAGAAGCTGCGCTGCAAAAAAGCGAACAGCTTTACCGCACTATGGCAAGCAACTTTCCTAACGGTGCGGTGATGTTGTTCGATCCAGAACTGCGCTACACGCTGGTAGAAGGTACAGAATTAGCAGCAGTGGGGCTTTCCAAAGAGTTGATGGAAGGCAAGACAATCTGGGAAGTATTCGAGCCAGATGTTTGCGCTCAGATCGAGCCAACTTATCGGGCGGCACTGGCAGGAGAAACAGTTGTTACAGAATTTTTTTACAGCGATCGCGTTTACCTCGGTTATGCTTTGCCAGTGAGAAACGAACGGCAAGAAATCACCGGCGGATTGCTAATGACTCAAAACATTACTGCTCGCCAATTAGCAGAAGAAGCGCTCAGGGAAAGCGAGGAAAAATACAGGTGCATTGTCGAGACAGCAGACGAAGGAATTTGGATTCTAGATACGGAGAGTAACACTACTTTTGTCAACCAAAAAATGGCCGATATGCTCGGCTGCACTCCAGAGGAAATGATCGGACAGCCGCTATTTGCTTTCATGGATGCAGAAGGCATCGCGATCGCACAAATCAGTCTCAAACGCCGCCGTGAAGGAATTGGCGAACAGCTCGATTTTAAGTTCCGTCGCCGAGACGGCAGGGACTTGTGGGCGATGGTTTCTACTAATTCCTTGGCAGACAAACAGGGACGCTATGTGGGCGCTTTGGCAATGGTTGCCGACATTACCGATCGCAAGCAAACAGAAGCAGCATTGCAGCAGTCGGAAGCCAAATTTCGATCGCTCTACGAATTAACCAGTTTGCCTGTTTTTATGTTATGTGACAATGACATCTGCGATGCCAACACAGCCACCCTAAAGCTATTTGGCTGTACTAGCCCGCAAGAGTTGTACGGCAAAAACCCAGGCAAACTGTCGCCTCCTTTTCAACCCAACGGCAGAGATTCTTTGAGCTTGGCTGACGAAATGATCGCGATAGCCTTTGAGCGGGGAAAGCACCGTTTTGATTGGGTTCATCAGCGCTTAGACGGTACTGATTTTCCCGCAGAAGTGGTGCTGACAGTAATCGAGGTGGGAAATGAAAAAATTATCCAAGTAGTGATCCAAGATTTAACCGATCGCAAACTTGCAGAAGAAACTTTAGTGCGATCGGAACAAGCCCTCAGACAGCAAGCTCAGAGAGAACAACTGCTCAATCAAATTGCCAACCAAATCCGCACTTCTTTAGATTTAGACACAATTTTAGCAACCGCCGTTCAAGAAATTCGCAATCTGATGCACCTAGATTGGTGCATCTTCACTTGGTATCGCCCCAACAGCAATCCTCCGGTTTGGGAAATAGTTTGCGAAGCGAAGAATGCAGCTTTGCCAAGTTTACTCGGTACTTATTCTGTA of Oscillatoria nigro-viridis PCC 7112 contains these proteins:
- the argS gene encoding arginine--tRNA ligase, which produces MNSIAQQLKAKFEKAFTAAFGESYAGADPMLAAASNPNFGDFQCNAAMSLGKKLGKPPRAIASTIIENLDIADICETPEIAGPGFINLKLKPAYLEAQISAIAADSRLGIEPAKTPQTIAIDFSSPNIAKEMHVGHLRSTIIGDAIARILEFQGHDVLRINHIGDWGTQFGMLIAYLREVHPEALTTADALDLGDLVAFYRQAKQRFDTDETFKETARQEVVKLQAGAEDTRRAWKLLCDQSRREFQVIYDLLDIKLTERGESFYNPLLPAVVEDLTNLGLLVESDGAKCVFVEGFTNKEGEPLPLIVQKTDGGYNYATTDLAAVRYRIKEDGAKRLIYVTDSGQANHFAQVFAVAKKAGWIPEDVEIVHVPFGLVLGEDGKKLKTRSGETVRLQDLLDEAIVRTRQDLEERLKAEERQETEEFIANVSRTVGLSAVKYADLSQNRASNYIFSYDKMLALQGNTAPYMLYAYVRVQGIRRKGEINFDNLDAGAKVILQSDAELVLAKHLLQLNEVVNAVGGDLLPNRICQYLFELSQKFNQFFEQCPVLQSEEPLRTSRLVLCDLTARTLKLGLELLGIKVLERM
- a CDS encoding helix-turn-helix domain-containing protein, which gives rise to MEQTFGRLIRQARKDKAYSQRELAAMLSVDFTYLSKLENDRADYAPKEEVIRALARNLDINEEELIFLAGRLPQQYEALLKQNPKEMQALFRRMQENPDWLKQSFEA
- a CDS encoding ATP-grasp domain-containing protein; its protein translation is MLTNIEILLAACEELNIPYEILHHSQNLIRLKQGGKEYYFVNYRTPFNSASVAEIFKDKEYTYQLLNGNINTPRTLGFVSPHCEEKYKKYLNFPEIESIVLEVNKKFAFPVILKRNRGSGGNNVFLCKTREQIKAALEIIFNVSSKDYDDVALAQEYIEIAREYRAVFCKEKLVLLYEKDKSQAEFAGNLSPLHWVGAKAKHIINPNLMSEIEDFIKPVFAEMAINYAGLDIAVDKNGAYWLIEINSSPNYDIFVRDNDRQIVVTMFKGILETLIVNKKP
- a CDS encoding PAS domain S-box protein, encoding MQSQLGKAKRNRSRRQLLELSPIGLALCRTDGTFLDVNPAFASIIGRTVAETLHLNYWEIQQTQCAPPEKYLECQTKNSHTHLCEAAYKHKNQHLVPVRVSERAIETEGQCAIWLSVEEIFNNRDQNSAPLEAAPPQGNSHLEKLLAKQAAELEKTQKLLEEKIAELEQAQEKLRLQSQIIDQIHEAVISTDMDGSIAIWNQACQKLYGYEKTEAIGQHVSLIYPPEQQDFLLEEVIKPLQEKGEHEIEVIARRKSGEKFSSHLMLSLLKDKTGEVVGMMGSLTDLSVCKALEQELAQRQALFDAFLKEASAGLCILDSQLRYVQINQFLAEINCLDPADHIGKTVREILPNIAPIIEPLYEQILRTKQPLINIEMSGDNPRKPGFVRHLTGSYFPLLDKDGEAIGIGAVVVDISDRKQAEAALQKSEQLYRTMASNFPNGAVMLFDPELRYTLVEGTELAAVGLSKELMEGKTIWEVFEPDVCAQIEPTYRAALAGETVVTEFFYSDRVYLGYALPVRNERQEITGGLLMTQNITARQLAEEALRESEEKYRCIVETADEGIWILDTESNTTFVNQKMADMLGCTPEEMIGQPLFAFMDAEGIAIAQISLKRRREGIGEQLDFKFRRRDGRDLWAMVSTNSLADKQGRYVGALAMVADITDRKQTEAALQQSEAKFRSLYELTSLPVFMLCDNDICDANTATLKLFGCTSPQELYGKNPGKLSPPFQPNGRDSLSLADEMIAIAFERGKHRFDWVHQRLDGTDFPAEVVLTVIEVGNEKIIQVVIQDLTDRKLAEETLVRSEQALRQQAQREQLLNQIANQIRTSLDLDTILATAVQEIRNLMHLDWCIFTWYRPNSNPPVWEIVCEAKNAALPSLLGTYSVDDRSSVPRPHILRRQIMRIDDVSTFEDAEVRENFQALKINSVLSLPVQTASGDIGAIACYQAMSVRNWSDSEVELMQAVVAQIAIAIDHAELYTQTRTAARLAQAQTQQLEQTLHELQRTQTQLIQSEKMSSLGQLVAGVAHEINNPVNFIYGNLSYTSEYTQNLLKMLQLYQKEYPQPSARIVDAREDFEIDYLIEDLPKILASMKVGADRIRDIVLSLRTFSRLDEAEKKQVDIHEGIESTLLILQNRLKHKADYPTINVIKEYGNLPLVECYPGQLNQVFMNLLSNALDALEMEMKKSDRTDKNIAITIRTQVTDNNSVAIWIADSGPGMSEDVQKRLFDPFFTTKPIGKGTGLGLAISHSIIVEKHGGKLSCNSVLGEGSEFAIEIPLRLKIN
- a CDS encoding ImmA/IrrE family metallo-endopeptidase, with the translated sequence MSIFKPYCFYPKETIERLANDILMQMQKTQNFAPRWPFDATTVADFLDLGVVWECIEPDEEGAIAARILPQQRLIEINEQILEKPPGFIESTIAHEIGHWVLHVNQDEADGTVEQLELNLGDRGKTAQDVEEPFVCRGASADNKVLSIEWQAQYFASCLLMPRCILEEKRQGRDLTKWSHLYKMRDELGVSISNLTNRLQEFDWIYIPKGTREIYAGKDAANGQQRLFG
- a CDS encoding malic enzyme-like NAD(P)-binding protein gives rise to the protein MVKLTPNPSFSLTIRVALPNQPGMLARVTSAIASVGGNFGQIDLIEQTRATTVRDITVDASSIEHNEEIVQAVKGLPDIKVIDVYDRTFNLHRGGKISVVSKISLKRQSDLAMAYTPGVGRICTAIANDPQQVYNLTIKQNTVAIVTDGSAVLGLGNLGAAAALPVMEGKAMLFKEFAGIDAFPICLNTQDTEEIIRTVQNIAPVFGGVNLEDISSPRCFEIEARLRETLDIPIFHDDQHGTAIVSLAALINALKIVKKTIAEVCIVINGAGAAGVAIARLLRKAGAQNIIMCDSKGVLSQDRTDMNPEKLEFAVPSSGTLEDAIAGADVFLGVSAPGVLTRSMVRSMAENPIVFAMANPIPEIQPELIMEDAAIVATGRSDYPNQINNVLAFPGIFRGALDCKAATITPSMYLEAAYAIASLVSPSGLDKEHIIPSVFDERVAIAVAGAVQLAARSEGIARD
- a CDS encoding type II toxin-antitoxin system VapC family toxin, encoding MAGIKRLNECKSRWLEYLPITTPVILKAAELWAASRQAGMPTADPKELDADVILAAQALLLRGGGEAVVIATTNVGHLSRVVDARHWLDID